In Glycine max cultivar Williams 82 chromosome 7, Glycine_max_v4.0, whole genome shotgun sequence, a single window of DNA contains:
- the LOC100777842 gene encoding RNA polymerase II C-terminal domain phosphatase-like 2 isoform X6 → MSRLGFKHEVYDGDKHIGELDVIPPSSLTTTTSFHNNFRFPNNEIRIHHFSAKSERCPPLSILQTVAAFNVRCKLDSSVATEQKELIAIHASCFYEMKTAVVVVNDEEIHLVSMPSKRKKFPCFWCFAVPLGLYDACLGMLNLRCLAIVFDLDETLIVANTMKSFEDRIEALRGWLSRETDPLRVQGMSSELKRYLEDRLLLKQYAESDTVVDNGKVYKVQMEEAPPLSGSHEKLVRPVVRLQERNIVLTRINPEIRDTSVLVRLRPAWDDLRSYLTAKGRKRFEVYVCTMAERDYALEIWRLLDPGAHLIGLKQVLNRVICVKSGSRKSLLNVFQDGVCHPKMAMVIDDRSKVWVDKDQPRVHVVPAFTPYYAPQAETANAVPVLCVARNVACNVRGCFFKEFDESLLQRIAEIFFEDDIGLLPHPPDVSNYLMSEDVPNGNANAPFSEGMNGAEVERRLSQPDDKFSVDLSTRPMTNSVEFRHETSQPTAGIISNVTGPGSSRTLIPSQKPGLLGPPVKHDGNSVDRDYDMRKGLLGMRHGPDIRGQISAEPPLILRPPNQASPSLMQPFGGGLVEDDIASRSQTNSWPSASVKESNVIKSDKHQAQQKPFSNSVIGSSPNVLLPQASQLKAEEATSVSDLQRQIVPSKSQLSSEDGISQNHASSNSKDFQHEAGKMNFLSPLSIQVLQEIGRRCNSKVEFKSILSTSKDLQFSVEVLFTGEKIGVGMGRTRKDAQQQAAENALRSLAVTFLHP, encoded by the exons ATGAGTCGTTTAGGGTTCAAGCACGAGGTGTACGACGGCGACAAGCACATCGGCGAACTAGATGTGATTCCTCCGTCGTCGTTGACGACGACGACGTCGTTTCACAACAACTTCCGCTTCCCGAACAACGAGATTCGCATCCACCACTTCAGCGCGAAGAGCGAGCGCTGCCCTCCGCTCTCGATCCTCCAAACCGTTGCCGCATTCAACGTCCGCTGCAAGCTCGATTCCTCAGTCGCCACTGAACAGAAGGAACTAATCGCCATCCACGCCAGTTGCTTCTACGAAATGAAG AcggcggtggtggtggtgaacGACGAGGAGATTCACCTCGTTTCGATGCCGAGCAAGAGGAAGAAGTTCCCGTGCTTCTGGTGCTTCGCGGTGCCGTTGGGGCTCTACGACGCGTGCTTGGGGATGCTGAACCTGCGGTGTCTCGCGATTGTCTTCGATTTGGACGAGACGCTCATCGTGGCGAACACGATGAAGTCATTCGAGGATAGGATTGAGGCCCTGAGGGGGTGGCTTTCGCGTGAGACCGATCCGTTGCGGGTGCAGGGGATGTCCTCAGAGCTTAAGAGGTACCTCGAGGACAGGTTGTTGCTCAAGCAGTACGCGGAGAGTGACACTGTTGTTGATAACGGGAAAGTGTATAAGGTTCAGATGGAGGAGGCGCCACCGCTGTCTGGTAGCCACGAGAAACTGGTTCGGCCGGTTGTACGGTTGCAGGAGAGGAATATTGTCCTCACGAGGATTAATCCTGAG ATACGTGATACTAGTGTATTAGTGAGATTACGACCTGCTTGGGACGATTTAAGAAGCTATTTAACAGCTAAAGGACGCAAGAGGTTTGAAGTATATGTTTGTACTATGGCTGAAAGGGATTATGCTTTGGAAATATGGAGGCTTCTTGACCCTGGGGCACATCTTATAGGTTTAAAGCAAGTCCTTAATCGTGTGATTTGTGTCAAATCAG GCTCCCGAAAATCTTTActaaatgttttccaagatGGTGTCTGCCATCCCAAGATGGCAATGGTGATTGATGATCGGTCAAAGGTCTGGGTAGACAAGGACCAGCCTAGGGTTCATGTGGTGCCTGCCTTTACTCCTTATTATGCTCCTCAAGCAGAG ACAGCCAATGCTGTCCCAGTCCTATGTGTAGCAAGAAATGTTGCATGCAATGTCAGAGGTTGTTTTTTCAA AGAGTTTGATGAGAGTTTATTACAAAGAATTGCTGAAATCTTCTTTGAAGATGATATTGGACTTCTACCTCATCCTCCGGATGTCAGCAACTATTTGATGTCTGAG GATGTACCAAATGGTAATGCTAATGCCCCCTTCAGTGAAGGAATGAATGGTGCAGAAGTTGAACGGAGGTTAAGCCAACCT GATGATAAGTTTTCTGTTGATTTATCCACCCGACCCATGACAAACAGTGTTGAATTCAGACATGAAACCTCTCAGCCAACTGCTGGTATTATTTCAAATGTCACCGGCcctggatcttcaagaacactGATTCCTTCTCAGA AACCTGGTTTGCTTGGACCTCCTGTCAAGCATGATGGCAACTCTGTTGATCGTGATTAtgacatgagaaaaggactttTAGGCATGAGGCATGGTCCAGATATAAGAGGTCAAATTTCAGCTGAACCTCCTCTGATATTGAGGCCACCTAATCAAGCATCACCATCTTTGATGCAGCCATTTGGAGGTGGGTTGGTAGAAGATGATATAGCCAGCAGAAGTCAGACCAATAGTTGGCCTTCTGCATCTGTTAAAGAATCTAATGTAATAAAGTCCGATAAGCATCAGGCTCAACAGAAACCATTTTCTAATAGTGTCATAGGTTCATCCCCCAATGTTTTACTCCCACAAGCATCACAACTAAAGGCTGAAGAG GCAACTTCTGTTTCTGATTTGCAGAGGCAGATTGTTCCATCTAAGTCTCAGCTATCATCAG AGGATGGGATATCTCAGAATCATGCCTCTTCTAACAgcaaagattttcaacatgAAGCTGGAAAAATGAACTTCTTATCCCCTCTATCTATTCAAGTGCTGCAAGAAATTGGGAGGCGGTGTAACTCTAAG GTTGAATTTAAGTCTATTTTAAGCACCAGCAAAGACTTGCAGTTTTCAGTGGAG GTACTATTCACTGGTGAGAAAATAGGTGTTGGTATGGGTAGGACAAGGAAGGATGCTCAACAACAAGCTGCAGAGAATGCTCTTCGTAGTTTAGCAG TTACTTTCTTGCATCCTTAG
- the LOC100777842 gene encoding RNA polymerase II C-terminal domain phosphatase-like 2 isoform X1: protein MSRLGFKHEVYDGDKHIGELDVIPPSSLTTTTSFHNNFRFPNNEIRIHHFSAKSERCPPLSILQTVAAFNVRCKLDSSVATEQKELIAIHASCFYEMKTAVVVVNDEEIHLVSMPSKRKKFPCFWCFAVPLGLYDACLGMLNLRCLAIVFDLDETLIVANTMKSFEDRIEALRGWLSRETDPLRVQGMSSELKRYLEDRLLLKQYAESDTVVDNGKVYKVQMEEAPPLSGSHEKLVRPVVRLQERNIVLTRINPEIRDTSVLVRLRPAWDDLRSYLTAKGRKRFEVYVCTMAERDYALEIWRLLDPGAHLIGLKQVLNRVICVKSGSRKSLLNVFQDGVCHPKMAMVIDDRSKVWVDKDQPRVHVVPAFTPYYAPQAETANAVPVLCVARNVACNVRGCFFKEFDESLLQRIAEIFFEDDIGLLPHPPDVSNYLMSEDVPNGNANAPFSEGMNGAEVERRLSQPDDKFSVDLSTRPMTNSVEFRHETSQPTAGIISNVTGPGSSRTLIPSQKPGLLGPPVKHDGNSVDRDYDMRKGLLGMRHGPDIRGQISAEPPLILRPPNQASPSLMQPFGGGLVEDDIASRSQTNSWPSASVKESNVIKSDKHQAQQKPFSNSVIGSSPNVLLPQASQLKAEEATSVSDLQRQIVPSKSQLSSEDGISQNHASSNSKDFQHEAGKMNFLSPLSIQVLQEIGRRCNSKVEFKSILSTSKDLQFSVEVLFTGEKIGVGMGRTRKDAQQQAAENALRSLAEKYVAHVEPQCRAVDKDFDKLSLGCDNGFLWDVINPESSEPQPEDGVSRENASEALDAETRSSTPNAINQQMDKRMSSPRILKFDEFLIP, encoded by the exons ATGAGTCGTTTAGGGTTCAAGCACGAGGTGTACGACGGCGACAAGCACATCGGCGAACTAGATGTGATTCCTCCGTCGTCGTTGACGACGACGACGTCGTTTCACAACAACTTCCGCTTCCCGAACAACGAGATTCGCATCCACCACTTCAGCGCGAAGAGCGAGCGCTGCCCTCCGCTCTCGATCCTCCAAACCGTTGCCGCATTCAACGTCCGCTGCAAGCTCGATTCCTCAGTCGCCACTGAACAGAAGGAACTAATCGCCATCCACGCCAGTTGCTTCTACGAAATGAAG AcggcggtggtggtggtgaacGACGAGGAGATTCACCTCGTTTCGATGCCGAGCAAGAGGAAGAAGTTCCCGTGCTTCTGGTGCTTCGCGGTGCCGTTGGGGCTCTACGACGCGTGCTTGGGGATGCTGAACCTGCGGTGTCTCGCGATTGTCTTCGATTTGGACGAGACGCTCATCGTGGCGAACACGATGAAGTCATTCGAGGATAGGATTGAGGCCCTGAGGGGGTGGCTTTCGCGTGAGACCGATCCGTTGCGGGTGCAGGGGATGTCCTCAGAGCTTAAGAGGTACCTCGAGGACAGGTTGTTGCTCAAGCAGTACGCGGAGAGTGACACTGTTGTTGATAACGGGAAAGTGTATAAGGTTCAGATGGAGGAGGCGCCACCGCTGTCTGGTAGCCACGAGAAACTGGTTCGGCCGGTTGTACGGTTGCAGGAGAGGAATATTGTCCTCACGAGGATTAATCCTGAG ATACGTGATACTAGTGTATTAGTGAGATTACGACCTGCTTGGGACGATTTAAGAAGCTATTTAACAGCTAAAGGACGCAAGAGGTTTGAAGTATATGTTTGTACTATGGCTGAAAGGGATTATGCTTTGGAAATATGGAGGCTTCTTGACCCTGGGGCACATCTTATAGGTTTAAAGCAAGTCCTTAATCGTGTGATTTGTGTCAAATCAG GCTCCCGAAAATCTTTActaaatgttttccaagatGGTGTCTGCCATCCCAAGATGGCAATGGTGATTGATGATCGGTCAAAGGTCTGGGTAGACAAGGACCAGCCTAGGGTTCATGTGGTGCCTGCCTTTACTCCTTATTATGCTCCTCAAGCAGAG ACAGCCAATGCTGTCCCAGTCCTATGTGTAGCAAGAAATGTTGCATGCAATGTCAGAGGTTGTTTTTTCAA AGAGTTTGATGAGAGTTTATTACAAAGAATTGCTGAAATCTTCTTTGAAGATGATATTGGACTTCTACCTCATCCTCCGGATGTCAGCAACTATTTGATGTCTGAG GATGTACCAAATGGTAATGCTAATGCCCCCTTCAGTGAAGGAATGAATGGTGCAGAAGTTGAACGGAGGTTAAGCCAACCT GATGATAAGTTTTCTGTTGATTTATCCACCCGACCCATGACAAACAGTGTTGAATTCAGACATGAAACCTCTCAGCCAACTGCTGGTATTATTTCAAATGTCACCGGCcctggatcttcaagaacactGATTCCTTCTCAGA AACCTGGTTTGCTTGGACCTCCTGTCAAGCATGATGGCAACTCTGTTGATCGTGATTAtgacatgagaaaaggactttTAGGCATGAGGCATGGTCCAGATATAAGAGGTCAAATTTCAGCTGAACCTCCTCTGATATTGAGGCCACCTAATCAAGCATCACCATCTTTGATGCAGCCATTTGGAGGTGGGTTGGTAGAAGATGATATAGCCAGCAGAAGTCAGACCAATAGTTGGCCTTCTGCATCTGTTAAAGAATCTAATGTAATAAAGTCCGATAAGCATCAGGCTCAACAGAAACCATTTTCTAATAGTGTCATAGGTTCATCCCCCAATGTTTTACTCCCACAAGCATCACAACTAAAGGCTGAAGAG GCAACTTCTGTTTCTGATTTGCAGAGGCAGATTGTTCCATCTAAGTCTCAGCTATCATCAG AGGATGGGATATCTCAGAATCATGCCTCTTCTAACAgcaaagattttcaacatgAAGCTGGAAAAATGAACTTCTTATCCCCTCTATCTATTCAAGTGCTGCAAGAAATTGGGAGGCGGTGTAACTCTAAG GTTGAATTTAAGTCTATTTTAAGCACCAGCAAAGACTTGCAGTTTTCAGTGGAG GTACTATTCACTGGTGAGAAAATAGGTGTTGGTATGGGTAGGACAAGGAAGGATGCTCAACAACAAGCTGCAGAGAATGCTCTTCGTAGTTTAGCAG AGAAGTATGTGGCACATGTGGAGCCTCAATGTAGAGCTGTCGATAAAGATTTTGACAAGCTTTCTCTTGGATGTGACAATGGTTTCTTGTGGGATGTGATCAATCCAGAATCCAGTGAACCGCAACCAGAAGATGGAGTGTCTAGAGAAAATGCTTCTGAG GCTTTGGATGCTGAGACTAGGTCAAGTACCCCTAACGCCATTAATCAGCAAATGGACAAGCGTATGAGCTCCCCGAG GATCCtgaaatttgatgaatttttaatACCTTGA
- the LOC100777842 gene encoding RNA polymerase II C-terminal domain phosphatase-like 2 isoform X3 — MSRLGFKHEVYDGDKHIGELDVIPPSSLTTTTSFHNNFRFPNNEIRIHHFSAKSERCPPLSILQTVAAFNVRCKLDSSVATEQKELIAIHASCFYEMKTAVVVVNDEEIHLVSMPSKRKKFPCFWCFAVPLGLYDACLGMLNLRCLAIVFDLDETLIVANTMKSFEDRIEALRGWLSRETDPLRVQGMSSELKRYLEDRLLLKQYAESDTVVDNGKVYKVQMEEAPPLSGSHEKLVRPVVRLQERNIVLTRINPEIRDTSVLVRLRPAWDDLRSYLTAKGRKRFEVYVCTMAERDYALEIWRLLDPGAHLIGLKQVLNRVICVKSGSRKSLLNVFQDGVCHPKMAMVIDDRSKVWVDKDQPRVHVVPAFTPYYAPQAETANAVPVLCVARNVACNVRGCFFKEFDESLLQRIAEIFFEDDIGLLPHPPDVSNYLMSEDVPNGNANAPFSEGMNGAEVERRLSQPDDKFSVDLSTRPMTNSVEFRHETSQPTAGIISNVTGPGSSRTLIPSQKPGLLGPPVKHDGNSVDRDYDMRKGLLGMRHGPDIRGQISAEPPLILRPPNQASPSLMQPFGGGLVEDDIASRSQTNSWPSASVKESNVIKSDKHQAQQKPFSNSVIGSSPNVLLPQASQLKAEERQIVPSKSQLSSEDGISQNHASSNSKDFQHEAGKMNFLSPLSIQVLQEIGRRCNSKVEFKSILSTSKDLQFSVEVLFTGEKIGVGMGRTRKDAQQQAAENALRSLAEKYVAHVEPQCRAVDKDFDKLSLGCDNGFLWDVINPESSEPQPEDGVSRENASEALDAETRSSTPNAINQQMDKRMSSPRILKFDEFLIP; from the exons ATGAGTCGTTTAGGGTTCAAGCACGAGGTGTACGACGGCGACAAGCACATCGGCGAACTAGATGTGATTCCTCCGTCGTCGTTGACGACGACGACGTCGTTTCACAACAACTTCCGCTTCCCGAACAACGAGATTCGCATCCACCACTTCAGCGCGAAGAGCGAGCGCTGCCCTCCGCTCTCGATCCTCCAAACCGTTGCCGCATTCAACGTCCGCTGCAAGCTCGATTCCTCAGTCGCCACTGAACAGAAGGAACTAATCGCCATCCACGCCAGTTGCTTCTACGAAATGAAG AcggcggtggtggtggtgaacGACGAGGAGATTCACCTCGTTTCGATGCCGAGCAAGAGGAAGAAGTTCCCGTGCTTCTGGTGCTTCGCGGTGCCGTTGGGGCTCTACGACGCGTGCTTGGGGATGCTGAACCTGCGGTGTCTCGCGATTGTCTTCGATTTGGACGAGACGCTCATCGTGGCGAACACGATGAAGTCATTCGAGGATAGGATTGAGGCCCTGAGGGGGTGGCTTTCGCGTGAGACCGATCCGTTGCGGGTGCAGGGGATGTCCTCAGAGCTTAAGAGGTACCTCGAGGACAGGTTGTTGCTCAAGCAGTACGCGGAGAGTGACACTGTTGTTGATAACGGGAAAGTGTATAAGGTTCAGATGGAGGAGGCGCCACCGCTGTCTGGTAGCCACGAGAAACTGGTTCGGCCGGTTGTACGGTTGCAGGAGAGGAATATTGTCCTCACGAGGATTAATCCTGAG ATACGTGATACTAGTGTATTAGTGAGATTACGACCTGCTTGGGACGATTTAAGAAGCTATTTAACAGCTAAAGGACGCAAGAGGTTTGAAGTATATGTTTGTACTATGGCTGAAAGGGATTATGCTTTGGAAATATGGAGGCTTCTTGACCCTGGGGCACATCTTATAGGTTTAAAGCAAGTCCTTAATCGTGTGATTTGTGTCAAATCAG GCTCCCGAAAATCTTTActaaatgttttccaagatGGTGTCTGCCATCCCAAGATGGCAATGGTGATTGATGATCGGTCAAAGGTCTGGGTAGACAAGGACCAGCCTAGGGTTCATGTGGTGCCTGCCTTTACTCCTTATTATGCTCCTCAAGCAGAG ACAGCCAATGCTGTCCCAGTCCTATGTGTAGCAAGAAATGTTGCATGCAATGTCAGAGGTTGTTTTTTCAA AGAGTTTGATGAGAGTTTATTACAAAGAATTGCTGAAATCTTCTTTGAAGATGATATTGGACTTCTACCTCATCCTCCGGATGTCAGCAACTATTTGATGTCTGAG GATGTACCAAATGGTAATGCTAATGCCCCCTTCAGTGAAGGAATGAATGGTGCAGAAGTTGAACGGAGGTTAAGCCAACCT GATGATAAGTTTTCTGTTGATTTATCCACCCGACCCATGACAAACAGTGTTGAATTCAGACATGAAACCTCTCAGCCAACTGCTGGTATTATTTCAAATGTCACCGGCcctggatcttcaagaacactGATTCCTTCTCAGA AACCTGGTTTGCTTGGACCTCCTGTCAAGCATGATGGCAACTCTGTTGATCGTGATTAtgacatgagaaaaggactttTAGGCATGAGGCATGGTCCAGATATAAGAGGTCAAATTTCAGCTGAACCTCCTCTGATATTGAGGCCACCTAATCAAGCATCACCATCTTTGATGCAGCCATTTGGAGGTGGGTTGGTAGAAGATGATATAGCCAGCAGAAGTCAGACCAATAGTTGGCCTTCTGCATCTGTTAAAGAATCTAATGTAATAAAGTCCGATAAGCATCAGGCTCAACAGAAACCATTTTCTAATAGTGTCATAGGTTCATCCCCCAATGTTTTACTCCCACAAGCATCACAACTAAAGGCTGAAGAG AGGCAGATTGTTCCATCTAAGTCTCAGCTATCATCAG AGGATGGGATATCTCAGAATCATGCCTCTTCTAACAgcaaagattttcaacatgAAGCTGGAAAAATGAACTTCTTATCCCCTCTATCTATTCAAGTGCTGCAAGAAATTGGGAGGCGGTGTAACTCTAAG GTTGAATTTAAGTCTATTTTAAGCACCAGCAAAGACTTGCAGTTTTCAGTGGAG GTACTATTCACTGGTGAGAAAATAGGTGTTGGTATGGGTAGGACAAGGAAGGATGCTCAACAACAAGCTGCAGAGAATGCTCTTCGTAGTTTAGCAG AGAAGTATGTGGCACATGTGGAGCCTCAATGTAGAGCTGTCGATAAAGATTTTGACAAGCTTTCTCTTGGATGTGACAATGGTTTCTTGTGGGATGTGATCAATCCAGAATCCAGTGAACCGCAACCAGAAGATGGAGTGTCTAGAGAAAATGCTTCTGAG GCTTTGGATGCTGAGACTAGGTCAAGTACCCCTAACGCCATTAATCAGCAAATGGACAAGCGTATGAGCTCCCCGAG GATCCtgaaatttgatgaatttttaatACCTTGA